The Gossypium hirsutum isolate 1008001.06 chromosome D07, Gossypium_hirsutum_v2.1, whole genome shotgun sequence genome includes the window tttagtggTAGGAAAAGATTCCCTTAGTTGAAATATTTGAAGAGCCTACTTCCTTCCCAACTCCACCGCACCACTTTTCTCTCTTGTCTCTTGAAACAGACTCCTCATTTACTCCCCCACAaaagagaaaatatatatttgatttctctctttctcttttgTTCGTGTTCCTAAACCCATTGCAACCTGTAATTCAAAGCCAGGCTTAAAATCATTTCTTCGTGCTTTCTCTTTAAAACCCCTCCAAATCTTGTACCCTTCAATTTAAATCAACATTCCCATCTggattttcttcctttttctcatCCTTTTTGTCTACTCAAGTATTCTAGTTTTTCGAATACCTTAAAAAGTGGGGGCAGAAACTaagaaaaagaagcaaaaatGAGAAAATGGAGTTTGTGGGCAAATCCGTGAAGAAGGAGTTCAAAGGATTTGGTCTTCACTCGGGCATTGTTAAGTCCTTTGATTCCTCATCTGGGTTTTTCGAGATCGTTTACGAGGACGGCGATTCGGAGGAACTCGACTTCCATCAAGTTGCTTCTCTTGTCATGGACGACGGTTCTAACCCAGCCTTTGAGCCGAGATCCGACCCTGAGTTAGAGGTTCTCCGTGAGAAGCCGAGGGTCGGAAGGCCCAGGAAACGACGCCGTGTTGAGAGGAAAGCTCGTGTTTGTCCAGGTAATGCAGAGAAAGAAACCCTAGCGAGTAATGCTAATGTGAATTTGGATACAAATGCTGATTTAAATGAAGGGCTTTCTGGGAATTTGAAGGATAATAATAGTATTGATGGGAATCTGAGTGGAACTTTAGATGAGAAGGGAATTGGGTCTCTCATGGATTTGAATTTAAATAGTAATGGGgatattgaaatgaaaaatgggTTTGACTTGAATTCTTCTGGGTTTGATTTGAATCTTAATGATACCTGTTGtagtaataattatttaaatgataatGGAATTTCTTGTTCTGAGGGAGAGAATGTGAAGAAGAGAGGGTGTATTGATTTGAATTTGGATGCGAGTTGCGATGTGGATGATAATATCAATCTTAATTGCAAAACCCAAGGGAAGGAATGCAGTTTTGATTTGAATTTAGGGGCTGATGAGGAGACTGACAAAGATGCTATTGATGGTAACTGTGTATGGCAAGTGGAAGTGAGAGAATCTGGCACTTGTTCTGACTTACTTAAAGAAACACTGATAATAGTGCAAAATGATGCAGCGGAGGATGTTTCTAGAAAGGAATTGAAGATTCATTCAGGCTTAGGGTCTGTTGAAGGAATCCTTGAGAAGGGCACCGTTGTGGATCCAAGTGTTATCAATGCTGATGATTGTCGAGGAGTTGGATTAGAGGGTGTCCCTGAGTTTGGCACTGCAGTAACTGATGGGTGCCGAGATGATATTGGAAGTTCATTCAAACAAGCTAGTGGTCCGAGAAAGAGAATAAAGCTTGCGAAGGGCTTGGATTCTTCAACAGAAAGGGTGTTAAGAAGAAGTGCTCGTAGAGTGTCTTCTAGAAATCATGTTTCAAGCACACCACCACCTGCAACAACATGTGATGTTACCGGTTTGGCAATATCTCCTTCAGTTAGTGCGGTAACGGTGGAGAAGCCAGTTAGGTCAAGTCGTAAAGTGTCTGAAGAGCCTGTTGTTCTTCCTCCAAAACTGCGACTGCCACCATCTTCTGAGAATTTGAATTTGGATGGGATTTCCGTACTtgatattttttctatttatgcTTTTTTGAGATCATTTAGTACTTTATTGTTTTTAAGTCCCTTTGAGTTGGAGGATTTTGTGGCTGCACTGAAGTGCCAGTCTCCCAGCTCATTATTTGATTGTATTCATGTTTCCATTTTGCAAACTCTGAAAACGCATTTGGTGTACCTATCTAGTGAAGGTTCTGAGTCTGCTTCTGAATGTTTAAGGtatttttattctttccatttcttttccCTCTCTTGCCCTTGCCTTTTAAACATTGTTTTTTGTTTGCCAGTTATCAGTGTTCAATAGTTCTTGTTGATCTGATAATGTAGGAGTCTTAATTGGGGTTTCTTGGACTCTATTACATGGCCCGTTTTCATGGTCGAGTATCTACTCATTCATTGTTCGGGGTTGGATTATGGTTTTGATCTTACTAGTTTGAAACTATTCAGATGTGACTATTATAAACAACCTGCATCTGTTAAGGTTGAAATACTCAGGTGTTTGTGTGATGATATGATTGAGGTGGAAGCTGTAAGATCTGAGGTTAATAGAAGGTCTTTGGCATCTGAGACTGACATGGATTTTGGTCGAGATATGAACAATGGGATTTGCAAGAAGAGAAAAGCTACTAAGGACGTGTCAGGTGGATCTGGCTTTAGTGAGGAGATAGTTGATGACACTAATGACCGGAATAGCGATGATTGCTGCCTTTGTAAGATGGATGGGAGTTTAATATGCTGTGATGGCTGTCCTGCTGCTTACCATTCTAAATGTGTAGGTGTTGTGAATGCTCATTTGCCAGAAGGTGACTGGTACTGCCCTGAATGTGCAATTGAAAGAGAGAAGCCTTGGGTGAAACCTCGTAAATCACTTAGAGGAGCAGAGCTTTTGGGCATTGATCCTCATGGTCGGTTATATTATAACAGCTCTGGTTACTTGTTAGTGTAAGTTTGTTTTACTCAACCTGTAGAAATAGATTATTAGATAATGATCTCTAGTACTGCtttattgttgttattgttgATGAATCATGAATGCATGTCTATATTTTGAGTAGGAAGTTCTCTCCTGGCTTAATGATGAGAAGAGTGCACAAAATCTCGTCTCTAATAAACTGTTTAGCAGTTATTAGTAACTGTTATTAACTCTATTGTAAGGCAATAACttgaatgaatttttatttttatttttttaagttgatccttgaaccatGGAATCTTCTTGTCATTATCAACATAAGGTGTAGTTAGTTATGATATGTGATATGGATGCATCACTGACACGGCCTTTAGCAGCCATCCCCAACAATTATGACATTTCATGTTGCCTTGGCATATAGAAGAATCATTTTATTTGACTTGATTATGCTCTTTTTGGGAATTGCTGGTGTAAATATAAGATCTGCTGATTGATGGTTAGCATGCTtctatattttaatcatcattcTTTATGAATAATATTGTTACACAGTTTTTCACCCAAAATTTTGTTACATATTTCTGTTTGAATTATAATACCACaccttatatataatatttttcaaaaatatatacatacgcgcacttatatgcatatatacttataCTAGAGAGGttgctgaaaataaaaatggaaaacctAGCTTCTTATCCTAGATTTTTAACTTTTATGAATCACAAGACTGGAAGAAGGCAACTAGAAGAGTTTGTGACTTACAGTAATATAATTTGTGAACAACAAATGCTAGATTTTATACACATATGCACATGTCCAAAAACAGTTACCAGTTAGAGTTTCATGTTGTTCATGATgaaatatatttctttctaataAACTAATTTGATGGGGGAGTTTTTTATCGGGTCTTAATAGAATTTGAGATGTTCTGGTCTATTGCTCCAAATGATTTAGTTTCTGCCTCTGTTGTGTCCATTTCTGAATGTGTTGGCATTTATTTTCCCCAATCTTTGTTTATCTCAGACTCCATTGTGTCTTAAGCAGGATCCAATCATTTATTTCCTTCATCTAATAAAATATGGGGACAAAAGTTTACTTATGTCAGGGTAAATGACTTGCTGTTTGTTGTTACTTTTGTTGTTACTGATATTGTATTGTTAAACTTGCAGATTAGATTCATTTGATGCTGAATGCCCATCAAATTACTACCATAGAGATGACCTCATCTTTGTACTTGATGTGCTAAAATCTTCATTCCAGTATGGTGATATAATAGAAGCAATTTGCAAGCAGTGGGATGTAGCTGTAGGCTCAAATGGTGCTAGTAATAACTTTGATTCTCTGCATTCTGCTTGTTCAGGGACACATAGAAAGGTGAAAATTCCTACTGTTAGCTCATCCCTGCCACTTGTGTCTTCTGCAGAAATATGTGTGATAAGGAACGAGACCGCTGATGGCGGAAAACCTGAAGAGAaggaagttgctgaaatttctgGTCATCGTGATATTGAGGTTGCAGAGTCCACTAACATGTTGGATTTGGTGACTGGAACAGAAATCCCGTATATGAGTTCTGAAGGGTCAGCTGAGACAATGCAAATGGGTTCGGTCTTTCTTAACTTTCAGAAACAGGGATCTGTTGAGGTCTCAAACCAATCTGAGATTCCAGGAAAGTGCTCAACTCTTGAAGATAGTTCTTTAATATCTAATGATTTAGATGCCAGGCAAGAAAGCAAGACAAAGTTAGCATCTCAACAAACTCCACGTGTTCTAAATGCAAAAAGAGGTGATGCTTCACAATTGCTGCCTGGGACTGGCTACGTAAACCACTATAGTTTTGCCCAAACTGCCTCATTAGTTGTAGAAGAGTTATTGCATAAGCCATCAGAAAAGACTAATGATGATTCCCTCAAATCGCTGGAGGAGATAATTGGAATTCAGATGAAGGTTATTTTGAAGAAATCTAACAGGCTTCATTGGCCGGATATTCATAATCTATACGTAGATGCTCGCAAAGAAAATTGTGGATGGTGCTTCTCCTGCAGATATCCTGTGGATGATACAGACTGCTTGTTTAGAATTACTTCGGGTTGTGTTCCGGAAGTTTCAAAAAGTGAGATGGTGGACCTTCAGTCAAGATGGAATAAAAAGGGCCATGTTATAGATgtcatatatcatatattttcCATTGAAAACCGCTTGAGTGGACTTCTTTCGGGTCCATGGCTGAATCCGCAATACATGAAGATCTGGCATAAAAGCATTCTCAACGCATCTGGTATTGCATCTGTTAAGCATTTATTGCTAACGGTAAGTATTTTCTGCAAAACTTAGAAGCTTTTTCACTATGGTTTTTAGGGCTTCAACATAGTAGATTATATATGGCTCTAAGATCTAACTGAACCTATAACCCTTCTGTCTTTTATGTTACTGCTAAGTCTAACTTAACCTCTTTCAAACTTCCATGCGCTTGCACACGCATAACGCTGATTGttgcaaaatgaaaattttttcagAACTGTTATTTCCTGGAAGCAATGGTTAGGTCAGTTTGAGTTTCTTTTTGGCTTCTGTGGACATTTTTTTCATTAAGATCATTGATATTTTAGCGCTAAATTGGGTTGCCTTAGGTTGGGCTGGACATTTGGGTTTACACAAACTTTTTCATATCATTATGCGAAAGTAAATATTTATCAGGTTCAAATAATTTTGGAGTTTGGGCTAGGATCAAGTTTGATTCGTCGAATTTTTCAGTGAATTCTTATCTGGTTCACTCAGTGTTTTAGAAGGTTAGATGAGTTAGTTTGGTTATGCTAAGCTTTTACCACCTCAGCTTTTCATTGCTTGCTTAAGCTAGATACTAGTCATCTATCAACTATAATCGCTTCAAGCATATACCTTTGGTCAATGATGTAGGTTATACTACTTGGAGCATATTCTCTATATTTTCTGATATTATTAATCTCACAATGGCTGTACAGTTAGAGGCAAATGTGCATCATCTTGCTCTTTCAACAGACTGGATGAAACATGTGGATTCTGCTGTCATTATGGGTTCAGCTTCTCATGTTGTGATTGCTTCAAGTCGTGGATCTGCAAAGCATGGTATTGCAAGAAAAAGGGGCAGCTGCAATGATAATGAGAGTAACCCTACTTCTAATCCTGCTGTAGGGCCAAGTATTTGTTGGTGGAGAGGTGGTAGGGTTTCTCGTCAGTTGCTCAATTGGAAGGTTTTACCCTGCTCTTTGGTTTCTAAGGCTGCTAGGCAAGGTCTGcacttttccttttttcttctatGTTTTCTGGTTGATATTGttacttaaaaaatgaataatgattctgaatttcttTAAAGTTGAAATTCTGCAGGTGGAGGCAAAAAGATACCTGGCATACTCTATCCCGAGAGTTCAGATTTTGCAAAGAGAAGCAGATCTATTGCATGGCGAGCTGCTGTTGAGTCATCAACTAGTATAGAACAACTCGCTTTCCAGGTATGACTTCTAAATGTCCTCATGTCTTTTTTGTAATAGAGAGTACTGGCATGAAAAGTGGATGGAATGTTGATGCCAATCATCCTGCTGTGTATGTtgattgaattgtaaagaaatgatAGGCTAACTTCCATCTTGAtgcaattttactattattttgtaattaatgcCAATTAACTGCGCTAATTCTAGGCGCAATATCCTGTTGCTTAATTTCTTTCTCTTTCATTCAAATATTAATTTCTTTCTCACGAGCCCAGATGGAAAAAGACTATATATAGCTATATATAAACCCATGATGCTATATGGAAAAAGACTATATATAGCTTTGGAAAATTTCGAATGGGcaatatgtaaattaaaattgatttataataatttaatgcatttaatgaattattaaaactttcccattaaaagaaaagaagtgttcatttccttgttttattttatttaaaaaaaaatcttgattAAAATCTTTGATAGGGAAAAATGGTTTGAAGATAGAATTTTGGTAGAAGGGGATTTCTCGGGCTTCTTTGTTGGTTTTCTTGGGGAATTTTGGTAAAAGAGGGGAACTTTGGGTCTTTGTTTTTGTTAACAGTTGCTGCATTTAACTTTTAATTGGAGCTATATGATGATTTTTGGTTGTTTTGGGAGAAAGAGAATGGTGGTTGATGTTCCATTTTAGATGTATATTAGAGAGAGCAACAGCTTCAAGTGAAGAGGGAAAGAATAAAAATGATGTGTTTACTGGCAGTGTTTTCTGCAAAGATGAGATGCAGTAGACGGAGGAATCAGGATTTGGGGATTTTGAGAGGTGAACATAAGGAAAATGTTGGCTGGGTCGAAGAGAGAAATATCCCCAAAGGCAATTTTGTAAAGAATTTGCCTTGTTACTTTCCCATTTGTGAGAATAAAATTCCTATAATTTGTGATAATGCGATACCCATGGGAAAGTTATATTTCAAGGAATATACCTCACCAAATTTGGGTGCCCTGCTTCGCTGCAATTAGAATCTGAAAAGTTAGACACATAACTGGAATTAACTGGCAGGGAAAGGTCTGGCTATTCgagaaatttttagtttttccttggGGTCCAATAGGATCCAACTTTAGATGTTGTCTTGGGGTGAAATACCCATATATGCtgatttttaaccaaaaataccGGATTAGgcttgatttttgaaatttaccGGAATAAGCTGGTTTTGGAGAGAGTGTGAAAACGCGTCCAGCTGGAAGCGTTTTCCCTATTTTCTCTCCCTGACCGGTTTAGGGTTtttgtttaggttttttttagataCGTTGAATATTTGGCGGAAAACatgaaagaaaaaggaattaaattaaaataaaaaaggaaatgaaatcatAGCAAAAAGATGTGGTATTGGGTCATTTGTCCTATATGCGCAAATCAAAATAGGGTGGATCTTTACTCGGAGTAGAGCATAAacctaaaaaaattgaataaaaaattgatgaaaCCCATTCAGGAACAAGAAAATGACATCATGATTTGGATTGAATCCCAATGAAAAAAATAGATCAATGAAAAGTTTGTGCGATAAGTTTAGCgaattttttctatattatagattataggaAAACGGGCCAAAACTTATctttctttaatttcattttgaatttcattttattttaaaaatgtaagaAAAAGCCCCTTCGTTAGAAATAACTGGAATTAACTGGCAGGGAAAGGTCTGGCTATTTgagaaatttttagtttttccttggGGTCCAATAGGATCCAACTTTAGATGTTGTCTTGGGGTGAAATACACATATATGCtgatttttaaccaaaaataccGGATTAGgcttgatttttgaaatttactGGAATACGCTGGTTTTGGAGAGAGTGTGAAAACGCGTTTAGCTGGACATGCTTTCCTGCTCAGTCAGCAAAGCGCGTCCAGCTGGAAGCGTTTTCCTTATTTTCTCTCCCTGACCGGTTTAAGGTTtttgtttaggttttttttagatttttttactttttaacatttttttatattctttaggatttttttataatttctatatttgttaaaaaatataaattttggatttttataaatattttgaattttaaaaattattttgaaaattttaaaattacctgtgtaatttttttttttaatttttgttgagaaaccaatttgttcattttca containing:
- the LOC121219457 gene encoding DDT domain-containing protein PTM isoform X3, giving the protein MEFVGKSVKKEFKGFGLHSGIVKSFDSSSGFFEIVYEDGDSEELDFHQVASLVMDDGSNPAFEPRSDPELEVLREKPRVGRPRKRRRVERKARVCPGNAEKETLASNANVNLDTNADLNEGLSGNLKDNNSIDGNLSGTLDEKGIGSLMDLNLNSNGDIEMKNGFDLNSSGFDLNLNDTCCSNNYLNDNGISCSEGENVKKRGCIDLNLDASCDVDDNINLNCKTQGKECSFDLNLGADEETDKDAIDGNCVWQVEVRESGTCSDLLKETLIIVQNDAAEDVSRKELKIHSGLGSVEGILEKGTVVDPSVINADDCRGVGLEGVPEFGTAVTDGCRDDIGSSFKQASGPRKRIKLAKGLDSSTERVLRRSARRVSSRNHVSSTPPPATTCDVTGLAISPSVSAVTVEKPVRSSRKVSEEPVVLPPKLRLPPSSENLNLDGISVLDIFSIYAFLRSFSTLLFLSPFELEDFVAALKCQSPSSLFDCIHVSILQTLKTHLVYLSSEGSESASECLRSLNWGFLDSITWPVFMVEYLLIHCSGLDYGFDLTSLKLFRCDYYKQPASVKVEILRCLCDDMIEVEAVRSEVNRRSLASETDMDFGRDMNNGICKKRKATKDVSGGSGFSEEIVDDTNDRNSDDCCLCKMDGSLICCDGCPAAYHSKCVGVVNAHLPEGDWYCPECAIEREKPWVKPRKSLRGAELLGIDPHGRLYYNSSGYLLVLDSFDAECPSNYYHRDDLIFVLDVLKSSFQYGDIIEAICKQWDVAVGSNEICVIRNETADGGKPEEKEVAEISGHRDIEVAESTNMLDLVTGTEIPYMSSEGSAETMQMGSVFLNFQKQGSVEVSNQSEIPGKCSTLEDSSLISNDLDARQESKTKLASQQTPRVLNAKRGDASQLLPGTGYVNHYSFAQTASLVVEELLHKPSEKTNDDSLKSLEEIIGIQMKVILKKSNRLHWPDIHNLYVDARKENCGWCFSCRYPVDDTDCLFRITSGCVPEVSKSEMVDLQSRWNKKGHVIDVIYHIFSIENRLSGLLSGPWLNPQYMKIWHKSILNASGIASVKHLLLTLEANVHHLALSTDWMKHVDSAVIMGSASHVVIASSRGSAKHGIARKRGSCNDNESNPTSNPAVGPSICWWRGGRVSRQLLNWKVLPCSLVSKAARQGGGKKIPGILYPESSDFAKRSRSIAWRAAVESSTSIEQLAFQVRELGSNIRWDDVANTHALPTLPKDFKKSIRLFKKCVVRRKSIETDVVKYLLDFGKRRIIPEIVKRYGTVVEESSSERKKYWLNESYVPLHLVKSFEERRIARNSNKMVSDKTSEISRMAKESSKKKGFSYLFSKAESTEYYQCGHCNKDVLIREAVCCQYCKGFFHKRHVRKSAGAIIAKCAYTCHRCLGDKSNVNVKKGGNIMKPKGDTKGQKTITKTARKLPQKGNRANEKSLAVRMSLRSRKDKKGAAAVPLRRSPRKIKYISLQKKKPGRCKKGKKNSKKKATKKIKEITWQRKRTRAYHSYWLNGLQLSSKPNDERVMQFQRKMVFDPSEHKIASPDPPRCFLCCESGYASNSNYIACEICEEWFHGDAYGLNSENKSKMIGFRCHVCRKTIPPVCPNMMATRVDEISIG
- the LOC121219457 gene encoding DDT domain-containing protein PTM isoform X1 — protein: MEFVGKSVKKEFKGFGLHSGIVKSFDSSSGFFEIVYEDGDSEELDFHQVASLVMDDGSNPAFEPRSDPELEVLREKPRVGRPRKRRRVERKARVCPGNAEKETLASNANVNLDTNADLNEGLSGNLKDNNSIDGNLSGTLDEKGIGSLMDLNLNSNGDIEMKNGFDLNSSGFDLNLNDTCCSNNYLNDNGISCSEGENVKKRGCIDLNLDASCDVDDNINLNCKTQGKECSFDLNLGADEETDKDAIDGNCVWQVEVRESGTCSDLLKETLIIVQNDAAEDVSRKELKIHSGLGSVEGILEKGTVVDPSVINADDCRGVGLEGVPEFGTAVTDGCRDDIGSSFKQASGPRKRIKLAKGLDSSTERVLRRSARRVSSRNHVSSTPPPATTCDVTGLAISPSVSAVTVEKPVRSSRKVSEEPVVLPPKLRLPPSSENLNLDGISVLDIFSIYAFLRSFSTLLFLSPFELEDFVAALKCQSPSSLFDCIHVSILQTLKTHLVYLSSEGSESASECLRSLNWGFLDSITWPVFMVEYLLIHCSGLDYGFDLTSLKLFRCDYYKQPASVKVEILRCLCDDMIEVEAVRSEVNRRSLASETDMDFGRDMNNGICKKRKATKDVSGGSGFSEEIVDDTNDRNSDDCCLCKMDGSLICCDGCPAAYHSKCVGVVNAHLPEGDWYCPECAIEREKPWVKPRKSLRGAELLGIDPHGRLYYNSSGYLLVLDSFDAECPSNYYHRDDLIFVLDVLKSSFQYGDIIEAICKQWDVAVGSNGASNNFDSLHSACSGTHRKVKIPTVSSSLPLVSSAEICVIRNETADGGKPEEKEVAEISGHRDIEVAESTNMLDLVTGTEIPYMSSEGSAETMQMGSVFLNFQKQGSVEVSNQSEIPGKCSTLEDSSLISNDLDARQESKTKLASQQTPRVLNAKRGDASQLLPGTGYVNHYSFAQTASLVVEELLHKPSEKTNDDSLKSLEEIIGIQMKVILKKSNRLHWPDIHNLYVDARKENCGWCFSCRYPVDDTDCLFRITSGCVPEVSKSEMVDLQSRWNKKGHVIDVIYHIFSIENRLSGLLSGPWLNPQYMKIWHKSILNASGIASVKHLLLTLEANVHHLALSTDWMKHVDSAVIMGSASHVVIASSRGSAKHGIARKRGSCNDNESNPTSNPAVGPSICWWRGGRVSRQLLNWKVLPCSLVSKAARQGGGKKIPGILYPESSDFAKRSRSIAWRAAVESSTSIEQLAFQVRELGSNIRWDDVANTHALPTLPKDFKKSIRLFKKCVVRRKSIETDVVKYLLDFGKRRIIPEIVKRYGTVVEESSSERKKYWLNESYVPLHLVKSFEERRIARNSNKMVSDKTSEISRMAKESSKKKGFSYLFSKAESTEYYQCGHCNKDVLIREAVCCQYCKGFFHKRHVRKSAGAIIAKCAYTCHRCLGDKSNVNVKKGGNIMKPKGDTKGQKTITKTARKLPQKGNRANEKSLAVRMSLRSRKDKKGAAAVPLRRSPRKIKYISLQKKKPGRCKKGKKNSKKKATKKIKEITWQRKRTRAYHSYWLNGLQLSSKPNDERVMQFQRKMVFDPSEHKIASPDPPRCFLCCESGYASNSNYIACEICEEWFHGDAYGLNSENKSKMIGFRCHVCRKTIPPVCPNMMATRVDEISIG
- the LOC121219457 gene encoding DDT domain-containing protein PTM isoform X2; protein product: MEFVGKSVKKEFKGFGLHSGIVKSFDSSSGFFEIVYEDGDSEELDFHQVASLVMDDGSNPAFEPRSDPELEVLREKPRVGRPRKRRRVERKARVCPGNAEKETLASNANVNLDTNADLNEGLSGNLKDNNSIDGNLSGTLDEKGIGSLMDLNLNSNGDIEMKNGFDLNSSGFDLNLNDTCCSNNYLNDNGISCSEGENVKKRGCIDLNLDASCDVDDNINLNCKTQGKECSFDLNLGADEETDKDAIDGNCVWQVEVRESGTCSDLLKETLIIVQNDAAEDVSRKELKIHSGLGSVEGILEKGTVVDPSVINADDCRGVGLEGVPEFGTAVTDGCRDDIGSSFKQASGPRKRIKLAKGLDSSTERVLRRSARRVSSRNHVSSTPPPATTCDVTGLAISPSVSAVTVEKPVRSSRKVSEEPVVLPPKLRLPPSSENLNLDGISVLDIFSIYAFLRSFSTLLFLSPFELEDFVAALKCQSPSSLFDCIHVSILQTLKTHLVYLSSEGSESASECLRSLNWGFLDSITWPVFMVEYLLIHCSGLDYGFDLTSLKLFRCDYYKQPASVKVEILRCLCDDMIEVEAVRSEVNRRSLASETDMDFGRDMNNGICKKRKATKDVSGGSGFSEEIVDDTNDRNSDDCCLCKMDGSLICCDGCPAAYHSKCVGVVNAHLPEGDWYCPECAIEREKPWVKPRKSLRGAELLGIDPHGRLYYNSSGYLLVLDSFDAECPSNYYHRDDLIFVLDVLKSSFQYGDIIEAICKQWDVAVGSNGAKICVIRNETADGGKPEEKEVAEISGHRDIEVAESTNMLDLVTGTEIPYMSSEGSAETMQMGSVFLNFQKQGSVEVSNQSEIPGKCSTLEDSSLISNDLDARQESKTKLASQQTPRVLNAKRGDASQLLPGTGYVNHYSFAQTASLVVEELLHKPSEKTNDDSLKSLEEIIGIQMKVILKKSNRLHWPDIHNLYVDARKENCGWCFSCRYPVDDTDCLFRITSGCVPEVSKSEMVDLQSRWNKKGHVIDVIYHIFSIENRLSGLLSGPWLNPQYMKIWHKSILNASGIASVKHLLLTLEANVHHLALSTDWMKHVDSAVIMGSASHVVIASSRGSAKHGIARKRGSCNDNESNPTSNPAVGPSICWWRGGRVSRQLLNWKVLPCSLVSKAARQGGGKKIPGILYPESSDFAKRSRSIAWRAAVESSTSIEQLAFQVRELGSNIRWDDVANTHALPTLPKDFKKSIRLFKKCVVRRKSIETDVVKYLLDFGKRRIIPEIVKRYGTVVEESSSERKKYWLNESYVPLHLVKSFEERRIARNSNKMVSDKTSEISRMAKESSKKKGFSYLFSKAESTEYYQCGHCNKDVLIREAVCCQYCKGFFHKRHVRKSAGAIIAKCAYTCHRCLGDKSNVNVKKGGNIMKPKGDTKGQKTITKTARKLPQKGNRANEKSLAVRMSLRSRKDKKGAAAVPLRRSPRKIKYISLQKKKPGRCKKGKKNSKKKATKKIKEITWQRKRTRAYHSYWLNGLQLSSKPNDERVMQFQRKMVFDPSEHKIASPDPPRCFLCCESGYASNSNYIACEICEEWFHGDAYGLNSENKSKMIGFRCHVCRKTIPPVCPNMMATRVDEISIG